One Paraburkholderia dioscoreae DNA segment encodes these proteins:
- the gspK gene encoding type II secretion system minor pseudopilin GspK has protein sequence MTALSRAVSVRDDRFQMCHYRDCAGDPLSIGGVKRLSLLTFFAAAKKVGAAPHGGNANRPHTIQGKANKKQIQPNEKGVAIISALLVVALSAILVSGMLWRQQVQIRRIENQRLLSQAQWVARGALDWTRLILRSEGDTSAGITYLGGLWGVPIAKTRLSDFLGQIGEVRAEQGAETYLSGSIEDAQAKFNLRNLVDSPAPGVMQLDMNQVGAYQRLLVSLGLNSQLAKTTAVQVRASLAQSATRFQTVTSTNGTTATPQVQGGATGGSFTDKPGIEDSNDSAANAPLQLINVDSLLDIPGYTPEMVARLRPFVTVLPTVSAVNVNTASAEVIAAVVPGMSVSGAQAFVARRQTVFFRNAGDVQLALQAAGAQSVSIDPSELDVNSNYFLIHGRVQHERAEVDRTTLVYRDALTHTTRIVRVEDQL, from the coding sequence ATGACTGCCTTGTCACGGGCGGTGAGTGTGCGAGATGACCGATTCCAGATGTGCCACTACCGTGACTGTGCGGGGGATCCGCTTAGCATTGGCGGTGTGAAGCGGCTTTCTTTGCTTACTTTCTTTGCGGCGGCAAAGAAAGTAGGTGCCGCCCCGCACGGGGGCAACGCTAATAGACCACACACAATTCAAGGAAAGGCCAACAAAAAACAAATCCAACCAAACGAGAAAGGCGTAGCAATCATCAGCGCCTTACTAGTAGTCGCCCTATCAGCAATCCTCGTCTCCGGCATGCTCTGGCGCCAACAAGTCCAGATCCGCCGGATAGAAAACCAACGCCTCCTATCCCAGGCCCAATGGGTCGCACGAGGCGCCCTCGACTGGACGCGTCTGATTCTCCGCTCGGAGGGCGACACCTCAGCCGGTATCACCTACCTGGGCGGCCTATGGGGCGTCCCCATCGCCAAAACCCGCCTGTCCGATTTCCTCGGCCAGATCGGCGAAGTCAGAGCCGAACAAGGCGCGGAAACCTATCTATCGGGTTCAATCGAAGACGCCCAGGCGAAATTCAACCTCCGCAATCTGGTCGACAGCCCGGCACCCGGCGTGATGCAACTGGACATGAACCAGGTCGGCGCCTATCAGCGCCTGCTCGTATCGCTCGGCCTGAACAGCCAGTTGGCAAAAACCACGGCAGTCCAGGTCCGCGCGAGCCTCGCGCAATCGGCAACCCGTTTCCAGACCGTCACGTCGACGAACGGCACGACCGCGACCCCGCAGGTTCAAGGCGGCGCCACCGGCGGCAGCTTCACCGACAAACCCGGCATCGAGGACAGCAACGACAGCGCGGCGAACGCGCCTCTGCAATTGATCAACGTCGACTCGCTGCTCGACATTCCGGGCTATACGCCCGAAATGGTCGCGCGCTTGCGGCCGTTCGTCACCGTGCTGCCGACCGTCTCGGCGGTCAACGTCAATACGGCCTCCGCCGAAGTGATCGCGGCAGTGGTGCCGGGAATGAGCGTGTCGGGGGCGCAAGCGTTCGTCGCGCGGCGGCAAACCGTGTTTTTTCGGAACGCCGGCGACGTGCAACTCGCGCTGCAAGCTGCGGGCGCGCAGTCGGTCTCGATCGATCCGAGCGAACTCGACGTCAACTCGAATTACTTTCTGATCCACGGCCGCGTGCAGCACGAACGCGCCGAGGTGGACCGCACGACCCTCGTCTATCGCGACGCATTGACTCACACTACGCGTATCGTGCGAGTAGAAGACCAACTATGA
- the gshA gene encoding glutamate--cysteine ligase has product MPNTTSSRTTDAFSHRLSVLTSGPQRDALIRGLRGIEKESLRVTHEGKLALTPHPRALGSALTHPSLTTDYSEALLELITPAEHDIAVTLDKLDTLHRFVYAELDGEILWNNSMPGLLPDTDEGIPIARYGSSNIGKLKYVYRIGLALRYGRTMQCIAGIHYNYSLNEEVWRLLHADQQSTANAVDFQSDRYLALIRNFRRTNWLLMYLFGASPALDRRFLRERKHTLDTFDADTLYRPYATSLRMSDLGYSNTTAQAALHADYDTLPGYLDALAKAVSQPYPAYEAIGTQRDGEWVQINTNVLQIENEFYSTIRPKRITYPGERPLHALAARGVQYVEVRCMDIDPFEPTGISLETSRFLDAYLLVCALDDSALLPPDAYAEANQNFGRVTMEGRKPGLELTRDGQPVAMADWANELLVKIDAAAATLDALHGGDAHARAVAVQRAKLADVSLTPSARVLQTMREKQQSFLAFGLAQSEAHAAYFRARPLDAEQTKVFTDLAAQSLAEQAKLEREEVGSFDAFVAAYRAYTLNRFSV; this is encoded by the coding sequence ATGCCAAACACGACATCTTCCCGCACGACCGACGCGTTCTCGCACCGCCTGTCCGTGCTGACCTCAGGCCCGCAGCGCGACGCGCTGATACGTGGCCTGCGCGGCATCGAAAAGGAAAGCCTGCGCGTGACGCACGAGGGCAAGCTCGCCTTGACGCCGCATCCACGCGCGCTCGGTTCGGCGCTCACGCATCCGTCGCTTACCACGGACTATTCCGAAGCGCTGCTCGAACTGATCACGCCCGCCGAGCACGACATCGCGGTAACGCTCGATAAGCTCGACACGCTGCATCGTTTTGTCTACGCGGAACTCGACGGCGAGATCCTGTGGAACAACTCCATGCCGGGCCTGCTGCCCGACACCGACGAAGGCATTCCGATCGCGCGCTACGGCAGCTCGAATATCGGCAAACTGAAGTACGTCTACCGCATTGGTCTCGCGCTCCGTTACGGACGCACCATGCAGTGCATTGCCGGCATCCACTACAACTATTCGCTGAACGAAGAAGTGTGGCGGCTGCTGCATGCCGATCAGCAATCCACCGCGAACGCCGTCGACTTCCAGTCCGACCGCTATCTCGCGCTGATCCGCAATTTCCGCCGCACCAACTGGCTGTTGATGTATCTGTTCGGTGCTTCGCCTGCGCTGGATCGCCGTTTTCTGCGCGAGCGCAAACATACGCTCGATACGTTCGACGCCGACACGCTCTACCGTCCGTACGCGACCAGCCTGCGCATGAGCGACCTCGGCTATTCGAACACCACGGCGCAAGCCGCGCTGCACGCGGATTACGACACGCTGCCCGGTTATCTCGACGCGCTTGCGAAAGCCGTGAGCCAGCCGTATCCCGCGTACGAAGCAATCGGCACACAGCGCGATGGCGAGTGGGTGCAGATCAACACCAACGTGCTGCAGATCGAAAACGAGTTTTACTCGACGATCCGCCCGAAGCGCATCACGTATCCGGGCGAGCGTCCGCTGCACGCGCTGGCCGCGCGCGGCGTGCAATACGTGGAAGTGCGTTGCATGGACATCGATCCGTTCGAGCCGACCGGTATTTCGCTGGAGACATCGCGCTTTCTCGATGCCTATCTGCTGGTCTGCGCGCTCGACGACAGCGCGCTGTTGCCGCCTGATGCCTATGCCGAAGCCAATCAGAACTTCGGCCGCGTGACGATGGAAGGGCGTAAGCCCGGCCTCGAGCTGACACGCGACGGCCAGCCGGTTGCGATGGCGGATTGGGCGAACGAGTTGCTCGTCAAGATCGATGCGGCCGCGGCCACGCTCGACGCATTGCACGGCGGCGACGCACATGCACGCGCTGTCGCTGTTCAACGCGCGAAGCTGGCCGATGTATCGTTGACGCCGTCGGCGCGCGTGCTGCAGACCATGCGCGAGAAGCAGCAGAGTTTCCTTGCCTTCGGCCTTGCGCAAAGCGAAGCGCACGCCGCGTATTTCCGCGCGCGTCCGCTGGACGCGGAGCAGACCAAGGTATTCACCGATCTCGCTGCACAGTCGCTGGCCGAGCAGGCGAAACTCGAACGGGAAGAAGTCGGTTCGTTCGACGCATTCGTTGCGGCTTATCGCGCGTACACGTTGAACCGGTTCAGCGTCTGA
- a CDS encoding efflux transporter outer membrane subunit, giving the protein MQSDRISRARTLAPRALTIAVAAALAGLLSACVVGPDYKRPAAAIPASYKEAAPGWKVAEPADQHDRGDWWTIYEDPQLNALEDRLNTANQTVAQFAAAYRQARALVGEARAAYFPTIGASAGATRSGNGSSSSGSSSATTSRSGVSNSFNVQLDASWEPDLWGSVTRSVNSQKAGQQGAAADLANARLSAQATLAQTYFSLRALDSTQKLLDDTVAAYQRSLQLTQNQYAAGVAARSDVIQAQTQLQSAQAAAIDNGVQRAQDEHAIAVLVGEPASTFSIPPMPLTATPPAVPAQMPSALLERRPDIASAERKAAAANEQIGVAIAAFFPSLTLSASGGFENSVFSQLLTAPSRFWTLGPQLAATLFDAGLRQAQTDAARAAYDGDVASYRQTVLAAFQDVEDNLASQRILEQEIVVQRQAVDSARQALAIVTNEYKAGTVGYVNVLTAQTTAFTAEQKLENIAGQRMVSSVGLVKALGGGWDASQMNRETGDVAAPLPASAAAPVAQNGATPPSQMHNE; this is encoded by the coding sequence ATGCAGTCTGATCGAATCTCGCGCGCGCGGACGCTTGCGCCTCGCGCCCTGACCATTGCTGTCGCAGCGGCTCTCGCCGGCCTGCTGTCCGCCTGCGTGGTCGGCCCCGACTACAAGCGGCCCGCAGCCGCGATCCCGGCTTCATATAAGGAAGCCGCCCCCGGCTGGAAAGTCGCCGAACCGGCCGATCAGCACGATCGAGGCGACTGGTGGACCATTTACGAAGATCCGCAACTCAACGCGCTAGAAGACCGGCTGAACACCGCGAACCAGACGGTCGCCCAGTTCGCCGCCGCCTACCGGCAGGCGCGCGCGCTGGTCGGCGAAGCGCGAGCAGCGTATTTCCCCACCATTGGCGCATCGGCGGGCGCCACGCGTTCCGGCAACGGGTCGTCGTCGAGCGGTAGTTCGAGCGCCACGACGAGCCGCTCCGGCGTCAGCAATAGTTTCAACGTGCAACTCGACGCAAGCTGGGAGCCGGATCTGTGGGGTTCGGTCACCCGCTCGGTCAACTCGCAGAAGGCCGGCCAGCAAGGCGCCGCGGCAGACCTCGCCAACGCGCGGCTATCCGCGCAAGCCACGCTCGCCCAGACCTATTTCTCACTGCGCGCGCTCGACTCGACTCAGAAATTACTCGACGACACCGTCGCGGCTTACCAACGCTCGCTGCAACTCACGCAGAACCAGTACGCGGCCGGCGTCGCCGCACGCTCCGACGTGATTCAGGCGCAAACGCAATTGCAGTCGGCGCAGGCAGCCGCGATCGACAACGGCGTCCAGCGCGCCCAGGACGAGCACGCGATCGCAGTCCTGGTCGGTGAACCCGCCTCCACGTTCTCGATTCCGCCGATGCCGCTCACCGCCACGCCGCCCGCCGTGCCGGCGCAAATGCCGTCGGCGCTGCTCGAACGGCGGCCGGACATCGCATCGGCGGAACGCAAGGCGGCGGCGGCAAACGAGCAGATTGGCGTCGCCATCGCTGCGTTTTTCCCGTCGCTGACACTGTCCGCGTCCGGCGGCTTCGAAAATTCGGTGTTCTCGCAATTGCTGACCGCGCCGTCGCGCTTCTGGACGCTCGGCCCGCAGCTCGCCGCAACCCTCTTCGACGCCGGTCTGCGCCAGGCCCAGACCGATGCCGCCCGCGCCGCCTACGACGGCGATGTCGCGAGCTACCGTCAAACGGTGCTGGCCGCGTTCCAGGACGTCGAGGACAATCTCGCGTCGCAGCGCATCCTCGAGCAGGAAATCGTCGTGCAGCGGCAAGCGGTGGATTCCGCGCGTCAGGCGCTCGCCATCGTCACGAACGAGTACAAGGCGGGCACGGTCGGCTATGTCAACGTGCTGACCGCGCAAACCACCGCCTTCACGGCCGAGCAGAAACTGGAAAACATCGCCGGACAGCGGATGGTGTCGTCGGTGGGTCTGGTGAAGGCGCTGGGCGGCGGCTGGGACGCGTCGCAGATGAATCGCGAAACGGGTGATGTGGCAGCGCCGCTGCCGGCGTCAGCGGCTGCACCGGTTGCCCAAAACGGGGCGACGCCGCCTTCGCAGATGCATAACGAGTAG
- a CDS encoding type II secretion system protein M — MKAELAQTWAGFWDQRTEREKTLLAWGGGVLAVVIAWSVLWAPAQEGRTHLHESLPTLQRQLAQMTAQANEARQLSAAAQGVAPTGAALKDALTASLNDHGLAATQIQVIGNAVQIQLKNASFPAWTNWVDDVRKQFKVQVSEAHATALKEDGQVDLTASLQPSTAK; from the coding sequence ATGAAAGCTGAACTTGCTCAAACATGGGCCGGATTCTGGGACCAGCGCACCGAGCGCGAAAAAACCCTGCTGGCGTGGGGCGGTGGCGTGCTCGCCGTGGTGATCGCGTGGTCGGTGCTGTGGGCGCCCGCGCAGGAAGGACGCACGCATCTGCATGAATCGCTGCCCACCTTGCAGCGGCAGTTGGCACAAATGACCGCGCAGGCGAACGAAGCGCGGCAACTCTCGGCGGCGGCTCAGGGCGTGGCGCCGACCGGCGCCGCGCTGAAAGACGCCCTCACCGCTTCGCTCAACGATCATGGCCTTGCGGCGACGCAGATCCAGGTGATCGGCAACGCGGTCCAGATCCAGTTGAAGAACGCGTCGTTCCCGGCGTGGACGAACTGGGTCGACGACGTGCGCAAGCAGTTCAAGGTGCAAGTTTCGGAGGCCCACGCCACGGCGCTCAAGGAAGACGGCCAGGTGGATCTGACGGCGTCGCTGCAGCCGTCCACCGCGAAATGA
- a CDS encoding type II secretion system protein N, with amino-acid sequence MTYWMRRLRVALPWLVVALLSAAVVMLAMLPAAWITPQFAKQTRGHVNLVNPAGSLWHGSATLMLAAGSDMSAATLLPGRIEWHTAFWPLFTGRVRMTMRHSEAMPEPITVDASPRSATVTPGTIAVPASLLSGLGAPFNTLDLQGNVQLSWSDWRSFNREAFGQLTVTLTDVSSRVSMVKPLGSYRVLFQAQGESSTLDLTTTKGPLMLTGNGTVSAASTSFRGTASAAPEARDNLAGLLNLLGRPSGPDTVALTFVH; translated from the coding sequence ATGACTTACTGGATGCGGCGCCTGCGCGTCGCGCTTCCCTGGCTGGTGGTCGCGCTGCTGTCCGCCGCAGTCGTGATGCTGGCAATGCTGCCGGCCGCCTGGATCACGCCGCAGTTCGCCAAACAGACGCGCGGCCACGTCAATCTCGTCAATCCGGCCGGCTCGCTGTGGCACGGCTCGGCCACGCTAATGCTGGCCGCGGGCTCCGACATGAGCGCGGCGACCCTGCTGCCTGGCCGGATCGAATGGCATACGGCTTTCTGGCCGCTCTTTACCGGCCGTGTACGCATGACCATGCGGCACAGCGAGGCGATGCCGGAGCCGATCACGGTCGACGCCTCGCCGCGCAGCGCGACTGTCACGCCGGGCACGATCGCCGTACCGGCTTCGCTGCTGAGCGGCCTTGGGGCGCCCTTCAATACGCTCGATCTGCAGGGCAATGTGCAATTGTCGTGGTCGGACTGGCGCAGCTTCAACCGCGAGGCGTTCGGACAACTGACCGTCACGCTGACCGACGTCAGCTCGCGCGTCTCGATGGTCAAGCCGCTCGGCTCGTACCGGGTGTTGTTTCAGGCTCAGGGCGAGTCGTCCACGCTCGATCTGACGACCACCAAGGGCCCGTTGATGCTGACCGGCAACGGCACGGTGTCGGCGGCGTCGACGTCTTTTCGCGGGACGGCCAGCGCCGCGCCGGAGGCACGCGATAACCTTGCGGGATTGCTGAACCTGTTGGGGCGGCCGAGCGGGCCGGACACGGTAGCATTGACGTTCGTGCACTGA
- a CDS encoding MarR family winged helix-turn-helix transcriptional regulator produces MTDGPYKADEIHLESSLGYYLTKARNVLVERTDRAVKPLGLTTQQIGVILMLSSRRANTPFELSRAMSYDSGSMTRLLDRLEKKGFIVRTRSETDRRMVKLELTPQGHEAARQLPGLGAAVLNEQLRGFSAADHATLIDLLGRFIANGIDAGASAGCGVGPQQESQDESPENTPPERGER; encoded by the coding sequence ATGACTGACGGTCCCTACAAGGCAGACGAGATTCACCTCGAATCGAGTCTTGGCTACTACCTGACGAAAGCTCGAAATGTGCTGGTCGAGCGGACGGACCGTGCCGTCAAGCCGCTGGGGCTGACCACGCAGCAGATCGGCGTGATCCTGATGTTGTCGTCGCGGCGCGCGAATACGCCGTTCGAACTGTCGCGCGCCATGTCGTATGACAGCGGATCGATGACGCGTCTGCTCGATCGCCTTGAAAAGAAAGGCTTTATCGTGCGCACGCGCAGTGAAACCGACCGTCGGATGGTAAAGCTGGAATTGACGCCGCAAGGTCACGAAGCCGCGCGGCAACTGCCCGGTCTGGGCGCGGCGGTGCTGAACGAGCAGTTGCGAGGGTTTTCAGCCGCCGACCACGCCACCTTGATCGACCTGCTCGGCCGTTTCATTGCGAACGGCATCGACGCGGGCGCAAGCGCGGGGTGTGGCGTGGGGCCGCAACAGGAATCGCAGGACGAATCACCCGAAAACACGCCGCCGGAACGCGGCGAACGCTAA
- the gspL gene encoding type II secretion system protein GspL produces the protein MSTLIVLLPPRDPAVPSQEWQLPELPFVLLDKSGRTQRAGRSALALLPRASIAVLMVAARDLLMMPATLPPLRGPRLRQALPNIVEDQLIQDPQTCHIAVDPKPLAGGRQLLAIIDRGWFRFVCESFANAGHRSLRAVPVTRCLPQAAALDINAPAEVAEMVNAGEPALAGAAGVATSLPGVAPVVAPGLASVVPMVAAVLGAVVQTAPAMLLEGALESAAGSGVPRVELAIARGVQGEGLAVPASAVNPTLGALAGAAPVSLYMLTEVPGNEPSLATNSPARLAAYIHGASPLPFEQLARRALECRFDLCQFEFASQPWRLDRATLRRLRLPAWLAVGALVIAIVGANVQWLLLARQRDAINTQMTELLLNTFPKTTVVLDAPDQMARQLQQLRVAAGELSPDDFLPLADGLARSLAPVPVNGIAALDYHDRRLDVTFKPEVKLDPDFSKRLGRNGLSGAIDSNTGKWTIRNGQ, from the coding sequence TTGAGCACGCTGATCGTTCTATTGCCGCCGCGTGATCCGGCGGTGCCGTCGCAGGAATGGCAACTGCCGGAGTTGCCGTTCGTGCTGCTCGACAAGTCGGGGCGCACCCAGCGCGCCGGCCGTTCGGCGCTCGCGCTGCTGCCGCGCGCCTCAATCGCCGTCCTGATGGTCGCCGCGCGCGACCTGCTGATGATGCCCGCCACGCTGCCGCCGCTGCGCGGCCCGCGGCTGCGTCAGGCGCTGCCCAATATCGTCGAGGATCAACTGATCCAGGATCCGCAGACCTGCCACATTGCGGTCGATCCGAAACCGCTCGCGGGCGGCCGGCAGTTGCTGGCGATCATCGACCGCGGCTGGTTCCGTTTTGTCTGCGAATCGTTCGCCAACGCCGGTCACCGCAGCTTGCGCGCGGTGCCGGTAACACGCTGCCTGCCGCAGGCGGCCGCGCTCGATATCAATGCGCCCGCCGAAGTCGCGGAAATGGTGAACGCCGGTGAGCCGGCCCTGGCGGGCGCCGCCGGCGTGGCCACGTCTCTGCCGGGTGTTGCGCCGGTGGTGGCGCCCGGCCTTGCGTCCGTAGTGCCGATGGTGGCCGCCGTGCTCGGCGCCGTGGTGCAGACCGCCCCCGCCATGCTGCTCGAAGGCGCGCTGGAAAGCGCCGCGGGTAGCGGTGTGCCGCGCGTCGAACTGGCGATCGCGCGCGGCGTGCAAGGCGAAGGGCTGGCCGTGCCGGCCAGCGCCGTGAACCCGACGCTCGGCGCGCTCGCGGGCGCGGCACCGGTCTCGCTGTACATGCTCACCGAAGTGCCCGGCAATGAGCCGAGTCTCGCCACGAATAGTCCGGCGCGGCTGGCCGCATATATCCACGGCGCCAGTCCGTTGCCATTCGAGCAACTCGCGCGGCGCGCGCTGGAGTGCCGCTTCGACCTGTGCCAGTTCGAGTTCGCTTCGCAGCCGTGGCGGCTCGACCGCGCGACCCTGCGGCGTCTGCGCCTGCCGGCGTGGCTCGCGGTCGGCGCGCTGGTGATCGCAATCGTCGGCGCGAACGTGCAGTGGCTGTTGCTCGCGCGTCAACGCGACGCGATCAATACGCAGATGACCGAACTGCTGCTCAATACCTTCCCCAAAACCACCGTCGTGCTCGATGCCCCCGACCAGATGGCGCGCCAATTGCAGCAGTTGCGCGTCGCGGCGGGCGAACTGTCGCCGGACGATTTCCTGCCGCTGGCCGACGGCCTCGCCCGCTCGCTGGCGCCGGTGCCGGTCAACGGCATTGCCGCGCTCGACTATCACGACCGCAGGCTCGACGTGACCTTCAAGCCGGAGGTCAAACTCGATCCCGACTTCTCGAAGCGCCTTGGCCGCAACGGGCTGAGCGGCGCGATCGACAGCAACACCGGCAAGTGGACCATCAGGAACGGACAATGA
- a CDS encoding DNA-3-methyladenine glycosylase family protein encodes MSTPDEVATLELPFKPPFDWPRLLRFFGGRATPGVEAVEDGAYRRAIDWAGDSGTLSVRLHPRKRCVVASIEGPVSRHADALVTPIAKMFDLHADPKKIGAELAADPWLAPLVEAVPGLRVPGAWSGFELVVRAIVGQQVSVKAATTIIGRLVQRAGGRIEGHPHENTAWRFPTPAALAAVDLAQIGMPGKRVAALQGFAHAVATGDVPLDSNTADADSLRAALLALPGIGPWTVEYVAMRAWRDADAWPAWDLVLMQSICARDPSLVRPTQQRTRTDTWRPWRAYAAMHLWNEVADRAGAARGG; translated from the coding sequence GTGAGCACGCCTGACGAAGTCGCTACCCTCGAATTGCCGTTCAAACCACCCTTCGACTGGCCGCGTCTGCTGCGTTTCTTCGGCGGACGCGCAACGCCGGGCGTCGAAGCGGTGGAAGACGGCGCGTACCGTCGCGCGATCGATTGGGCCGGCGACAGCGGCACACTCAGCGTGCGTCTGCATCCGCGCAAGCGCTGCGTTGTCGCCAGCATTGAAGGGCCCGTGAGCCGCCACGCCGATGCGCTCGTTACGCCGATTGCGAAGATGTTCGACCTGCATGCCGATCCGAAAAAGATCGGCGCCGAACTCGCCGCAGATCCGTGGCTCGCGCCGCTCGTCGAAGCGGTGCCCGGCCTGCGTGTGCCGGGCGCGTGGTCGGGCTTCGAACTGGTGGTGCGCGCAATCGTCGGGCAGCAGGTCAGCGTGAAGGCGGCGACCACCATCATCGGCAGGCTCGTGCAGCGCGCCGGCGGGCGCATCGAGGGACATCCGCATGAGAACACCGCCTGGCGCTTTCCGACGCCGGCCGCGCTGGCCGCCGTGGATCTCGCGCAGATCGGTATGCCGGGTAAGCGTGTGGCGGCGCTGCAGGGTTTCGCGCACGCAGTCGCCACAGGCGACGTGCCGCTCGACAGCAACACGGCCGACGCGGACAGCCTGCGCGCCGCGTTGCTCGCGCTGCCCGGCATCGGCCCCTGGACCGTCGAGTACGTCGCCATGCGCGCATGGCGCGACGCCGACGCGTGGCCCGCATGGGACCTCGTGCTGATGCAGTCGATCTGCGCGCGCGATCCGTCGCTCGTGCGGCCCACGCAGCAACGTACCCGCACCGACACGTGGCGGCCGTGGCGGGCGTACGCGGCGATGCATCTGTGGAACGAAGTGGCGGACCGTGCCGGCGCCGCGCGTGGCGGCTGA
- a CDS encoding DHA2 family efflux MFS transporter permease subunit, with protein sequence MDATASAAALPAAEPAPLKGGALALLTVGLALGTFMEVLDTSIANVAVPTISGSLGVATSQGTWVISSYSVASAIAVPLTGWLARRVGEVKLFTLSVLLFTIASALCGFAHNFESLIAFRLVQGLVSGPMVPLSQTILMRSYPPEKRGLALGLWAMTVICAPIFGPVMGGYITDNYTWPWIFYINVPIGVFSAVCAFLLLRGRETKTTQQRIDAVGLALLVIGVSCLQMMLDLGKDRDWFNSTFIVALAVIAVVSLAFMLVWEMTEKEPVVDLSLFKDRNFALGVLIISFGFMAFFGSVVIFPLWLQTVMGYTAGLAGLATAPVGLLALFLSPMIGKNMHRLNLRVVASFAFIVFAFVSFWNSTFTLDVPFNHVIWPRLVQGIGVACFFVPMTTITLSSVSDERLASASGLSNFFRTLSGAIGTAISTTYWENDTIYHHAMLTDSVNVYAPNTNAYTNALAGLGLSGDSITAQLNQVVTAQAYMMATNDFFRISCAAFLVLAVLVWITKPRKGVGPSMGH encoded by the coding sequence ATGGACGCCACGGCCTCCGCCGCTGCCCTGCCCGCTGCCGAACCCGCCCCGCTCAAAGGCGGCGCGTTGGCGCTGCTCACGGTCGGGCTCGCGCTCGGCACGTTCATGGAGGTGCTCGACACGTCGATTGCGAACGTCGCGGTGCCGACTATTTCCGGCAGCCTTGGCGTAGCGACCAGTCAGGGCACCTGGGTGATCTCGTCGTATTCCGTCGCCTCGGCGATCGCGGTGCCGCTGACAGGCTGGCTCGCGCGCCGCGTCGGCGAAGTGAAGCTCTTTACGCTGTCCGTGCTGCTTTTTACGATTGCTTCGGCGCTGTGCGGCTTCGCGCACAACTTCGAGTCGCTGATCGCGTTCCGGCTGGTCCAGGGGCTCGTTTCCGGGCCGATGGTTCCGCTCTCGCAAACCATTCTGATGCGCTCGTATCCGCCGGAAAAGCGCGGACTCGCGCTGGGTCTGTGGGCGATGACGGTGATTTGCGCGCCCATCTTCGGCCCCGTGATGGGCGGCTATATCACCGACAACTACACGTGGCCGTGGATTTTCTACATCAACGTGCCGATCGGCGTGTTCTCGGCGGTGTGCGCGTTTCTGCTGCTGCGTGGCCGTGAGACGAAGACCACGCAACAGCGGATCGACGCGGTCGGCCTCGCGCTGCTCGTGATCGGCGTGTCGTGCCTGCAGATGATGCTCGACCTCGGCAAGGATCGCGACTGGTTCAATTCGACATTTATCGTTGCTCTTGCGGTGATCGCGGTGGTGTCGCTTGCCTTCATGCTGGTGTGGGAGATGACGGAGAAAGAACCGGTCGTCGATCTCTCGTTGTTCAAGGATCGCAACTTCGCGCTTGGTGTGCTGATCATCTCGTTCGGGTTCATGGCCTTCTTCGGCTCGGTCGTGATTTTCCCGCTCTGGCTGCAGACGGTGATGGGTTATACGGCCGGGCTGGCGGGTCTGGCGACGGCGCCGGTCGGGCTGCTCGCGCTGTTTCTCTCGCCGATGATCGGCAAGAACATGCACCGGTTGAACCTTCGCGTGGTGGCGAGTTTTGCGTTCATCGTGTTCGCGTTCGTCTCGTTCTGGAATTCCACGTTCACGCTCGACGTGCCGTTCAATCACGTGATCTGGCCACGGCTCGTGCAAGGGATCGGCGTGGCCTGCTTCTTCGTGCCGATGACCACCATCACGCTCTCCAGCGTGTCGGATGAAAGGCTAGCCAGTGCGTCAGGCCTGTCCAATTTTTTCCGGACCTTGTCGGGCGCGATTGGTACGGCGATCAGTACGACGTACTGGGAGAACGACACGATCTACCATCACGCGATGCTGACCGATTCGGTCAACGTGTATGCCCCGAACACCAATGCTTATACCAACGCACTGGCCGGCCTCGGACTGTCTGGCGACAGCATCACCGCGCAGTTGAATCAGGTAGTGACCGCGCAGGCTTATATGATGGCCACAAATGATTTCTTCCGCATTTCGTGTGCGGCGTTTCTCGTGCTCGCGGTGCTGGTCTGGATCACCAAACCACGCAAGGGCGTCGGGCCTTCAATGGGGCATTGA